From one Papio anubis isolate 15944 chromosome 12, Panubis1.0, whole genome shotgun sequence genomic stretch:
- the TSGA10IP gene encoding testis-specific protein 10-interacting protein isoform X2, with protein MGQDTNMLNTYQQLVRTPLAQPGQDMRLQAPGTSTGLLKLLSTISQDKQGRLGSGDGVPNQDLQRRSQSSRQTAKKDRKPRGQSKKGEGSEEAEDLFRLPPRKPSFPFQWAWESIATDVRAVLQPSSSTPGHQALPMPSSSSQRQSRRKSTANLPEAYGCCRKTEAQNLKARQQLGAWGGVSIPPGKGELGPEPPSECGLQQPGRRPGSGSASDKQVQLQGPGAEEAERGLSSGEPPQRPRRGSISEEEQFSEATEEAEEGEHRAPCRRRAGCQKKGQISGEEASDEGELQGQSQGSRPSFNNLRRPQRRKTRARELQGPWDLEKLHRQLQRDLDCGPQKQPWKALRAAFQASKQNGKAYASEDDETFLSANLPNRTFHKRQEATRSLLQAWERQRQEERQQAELRRARTQHVQRQVARCLAAYAPRGSRGPGAAQRKLEELRRQERQRFAEYQAELQGIQHRVQARPFLFQQAMQANARLTVTRRFSQVLSALGLDEEQLLSEAGKVDREGTPRKPRGLCVLKEPQVNGGENGALSSEAPKDRTHRQPA; from the exons ATGGGGCAGGACACCAATATGCTAAATACCTACCAACAGTTGGTTAGGACCCCGTTGGCACAACCAGGGCAGGACATGCGGCTTCAGGCTCCGGGAACCAGCACTGGGCTGCTCAAGCTGCTGTCGACCATCTCTCAGGACAAGCAG GGCCGCCTGGGGAGTGGCGATGGTGTGCCAAATCAGGACCTGCAGCGGAGGTCTCAGAGCTCAAGGCAGACAGCAAAGAAGGACCGCAAGCCCAGGGGCCAGAGCAAGAAAGGAGAGGGCTCTGAAGAGGCTGAAGA TCTCTTCCGCCTTCCTCCTCGGAagccctccttccccttccagtGGGCCTGGGAGAGCATCGCCACAGATGTCCGGGCTGTGCTTCAGCCAAGTTCCTCAACCCCAGGCCACCAAGCCCTGCCCAtgccctcctcatcctcccagcGCCAGTCCAGGCGCAAGTCCACGGCCAACCTCCCAGAGGCCTATGGCTGCTGCCGGAAGACAGAGGCACAAAACCTGAAGGCGAGACAACAGCTGGGAGCCTGGGGTGGTGTCTCCATCCCTCCTGGCAAAGGGGAGCTAGGACCGGAGCCCCCCAGTGAGTGTGGcctccagcagcctgggaggAGGCCAGGATCAGGATCGGCGTCCGACAAGCAGGTCCAGCTGCAAGGCCCGggtgctgaggaggctgagaggggtcTGAGTTCTGGGGAGCCGCCCCAGCGCCCCAGGAGGGGGTCCATCTCAGAGGAGGAGCAATTCTCAGAGGCcacagaggaggctgaggagggagagcaCAGGGCTCCCTGCAGAAGGAGGGCTGGTTGTCAGAAAAAGGGGCAGATTTCTGGAGAGGAGGCCTCGGATGAAGGGGAACTGCAGGGCCAGAGCCAGGGGAGCAGGCCTAGCTTCAACAACCTCCGAAGGCCACAGAGGAGGAAGACAAGGGCCAGGGAGCTGCAGGGGCCATGGGACCTGGAGAAGCTGCACAGGCAGCTACAGAGAGACCTGGATTGTG GCCCCCAAAAGCAGCCCTGGAAGGCTTTGAGGGCTGCCTTCCAGGCCTCCAAGCAGAATGGAAAGGCCTATGCCTCGGAAGACGATGAAACTTTCCTGTCTGCCAACCTCCCCAATCGCACCTTCCACAAACGACAGGAAGCCACCAG GAGCCTGCTGCAGGCCTGGGAGCGGCAGCGGCAGGAGGAGCGGCAGCAGGCCGAGCTGCGGCGGGCCCGAACGCAGCATGTACAGCGGCAAGTGGCCCGCTGCCTGGCAGCCTACGCACCCAGAGGGAGCCGGGGCCCTGGGGCGGCCCAGCGCAAGCTGGAGGAGCTGAG GCGCCAGGAGCGACAACGCTTTGCTGAGTACCAAGCGGAGCTGCAAGGCATCCAGCACAGGGTGCAGGCCCGGCCCTTCCTGTTCCAGCAGGCCATGCAG gCCAATGCCCGGCTCACTGTCACTCGGCGCTTCTCCCAGGTGCTGTCAGCACTGGGGCTGGATGAAGAGCAGCTGCTGTCCGAGGCAGGAAAGGTGGACAGAGAAGGCACCCCCAGGAAACCCAG GGGCCTCTGTGTCTTGAAGGAGCCACAGGTCAATGGGGGTGAGAATGGAGCACTCTCCTCAGAGGCCCCCAAGGACAGAACCCACCGGCAGCCAGCCTGA
- the TSGA10IP gene encoding testis-specific protein 10-interacting protein isoform X1: MGQDTNMLNTYQQLVRTPLAQPGQDMRLQAPGTSTGLLKLLSTISQDKQGRLGSGDGVPNQDLQRRSQSSRQTAKKDRKPRGQSKKGEGSEEAEDLFRLPPRKPSFPFQWAWESIATDVRAVLQPSSSTPGHQALPMPSSSSQRQSRRKSTANLPEAYGCCRKTEAQNLKARQQLGAWGGVSIPPGKGELGPEPPSECGLQQPGRRPGSGSASDKQVQLQGPGAEEAERGLSSGEPPQRPRRGSISEEEQFSEATEEAEEGEHRAPCRRRAGCQKKGQISGEEASDEGELQGQSQGSRPSFNNLRRPQRRKTRARELQGPWDLEKLHRQLQRDLDCGPQKQPWKALRAAFQASKQNGKAYASEDDETFLSANLPNRTFHKRQEATRSLLQAWERQRQEERQQAELRRARTQHVQRQVARCLAAYAPRGSRGPGAAQRKLEELRRQERQRFAEYQAELQGIQHRVQARPFLFQQAMQANARLTVTRRFSQVLSALGLDEEQLLSEAGKVDREGTPRKPRSHRSMGVRMEHSPQRPPRTEPTGSQPDRHHKPSLDPECSF, encoded by the exons ATGGGGCAGGACACCAATATGCTAAATACCTACCAACAGTTGGTTAGGACCCCGTTGGCACAACCAGGGCAGGACATGCGGCTTCAGGCTCCGGGAACCAGCACTGGGCTGCTCAAGCTGCTGTCGACCATCTCTCAGGACAAGCAG GGCCGCCTGGGGAGTGGCGATGGTGTGCCAAATCAGGACCTGCAGCGGAGGTCTCAGAGCTCAAGGCAGACAGCAAAGAAGGACCGCAAGCCCAGGGGCCAGAGCAAGAAAGGAGAGGGCTCTGAAGAGGCTGAAGA TCTCTTCCGCCTTCCTCCTCGGAagccctccttccccttccagtGGGCCTGGGAGAGCATCGCCACAGATGTCCGGGCTGTGCTTCAGCCAAGTTCCTCAACCCCAGGCCACCAAGCCCTGCCCAtgccctcctcatcctcccagcGCCAGTCCAGGCGCAAGTCCACGGCCAACCTCCCAGAGGCCTATGGCTGCTGCCGGAAGACAGAGGCACAAAACCTGAAGGCGAGACAACAGCTGGGAGCCTGGGGTGGTGTCTCCATCCCTCCTGGCAAAGGGGAGCTAGGACCGGAGCCCCCCAGTGAGTGTGGcctccagcagcctgggaggAGGCCAGGATCAGGATCGGCGTCCGACAAGCAGGTCCAGCTGCAAGGCCCGggtgctgaggaggctgagaggggtcTGAGTTCTGGGGAGCCGCCCCAGCGCCCCAGGAGGGGGTCCATCTCAGAGGAGGAGCAATTCTCAGAGGCcacagaggaggctgaggagggagagcaCAGGGCTCCCTGCAGAAGGAGGGCTGGTTGTCAGAAAAAGGGGCAGATTTCTGGAGAGGAGGCCTCGGATGAAGGGGAACTGCAGGGCCAGAGCCAGGGGAGCAGGCCTAGCTTCAACAACCTCCGAAGGCCACAGAGGAGGAAGACAAGGGCCAGGGAGCTGCAGGGGCCATGGGACCTGGAGAAGCTGCACAGGCAGCTACAGAGAGACCTGGATTGTG GCCCCCAAAAGCAGCCCTGGAAGGCTTTGAGGGCTGCCTTCCAGGCCTCCAAGCAGAATGGAAAGGCCTATGCCTCGGAAGACGATGAAACTTTCCTGTCTGCCAACCTCCCCAATCGCACCTTCCACAAACGACAGGAAGCCACCAG GAGCCTGCTGCAGGCCTGGGAGCGGCAGCGGCAGGAGGAGCGGCAGCAGGCCGAGCTGCGGCGGGCCCGAACGCAGCATGTACAGCGGCAAGTGGCCCGCTGCCTGGCAGCCTACGCACCCAGAGGGAGCCGGGGCCCTGGGGCGGCCCAGCGCAAGCTGGAGGAGCTGAG GCGCCAGGAGCGACAACGCTTTGCTGAGTACCAAGCGGAGCTGCAAGGCATCCAGCACAGGGTGCAGGCCCGGCCCTTCCTGTTCCAGCAGGCCATGCAG gCCAATGCCCGGCTCACTGTCACTCGGCGCTTCTCCCAGGTGCTGTCAGCACTGGGGCTGGATGAAGAGCAGCTGCTGTCCGAGGCAGGAAAGGTGGACAGAGAAGGCACCCCCAGGAAACCCAG GAGCCACAGGTCAATGGGGGTGAGAATGGAGCACTCTCCTCAGAGGCCCCCAAGGACAGAACCCACCGGCAGCCAGCCTGACAGGCACCACAAGCCCAGCCTGGACCCGGAGTGCAGTTTCTGA